The Verrucomicrobiota bacterium genome has a segment encoding these proteins:
- a CDS encoding S41 family peptidase → MKKRVLYTVLLVGLGLNIFVGAQIYLGSAQAAEKNNLYKQMELFVGVLDKVRKEYVDADKVSIDDLIHSALKGMINALDPHSEFMEARNYTRLKNDTEGAFGGIGIEIMRLRDNFLTVVAPIEDTPAFRAGVLKGDRIIKIDGKSTEKFTTTDAVQKLRGEPGSEVTITVVRSNLPDTKDFTLKRAVIKVDTVKDIEGQRTFPIGEDKIGYVRLTQFGEHTTSELQDALRKLKAQGMEGLILDLRTNPGGLLDQAVKVCELFVPRGQPIVSTEGRAPQSKYEYISRGRDQYADVKIVILVNLGSASASEIVAGCLQDLGRAFVMGEKTFGKGSVQSIVPLQDGSALRLTTAKYYTPSHKVIHGNGITPDSVVPMSEEDELLLAYKRIPNGIESLEPEQREKARQISDVQLDRARDFLKGVLLFKDRGQFSKKLAEKR, encoded by the coding sequence ATGAAAAAACGCGTCCTCTACACCGTTCTCCTGGTCGGGCTCGGCCTGAACATTTTCGTCGGAGCGCAAATCTATCTGGGTTCCGCCCAGGCCGCCGAAAAGAACAACCTCTACAAGCAGATGGAGCTGTTCGTCGGCGTGCTCGACAAGGTCCGCAAAGAATACGTGGATGCGGACAAAGTATCCATCGACGATCTCATTCACTCGGCGCTCAAAGGGATGATCAATGCGCTCGACCCGCACAGCGAGTTCATGGAGGCGCGGAATTACACGCGCCTGAAGAATGACACGGAAGGCGCGTTCGGCGGGATTGGAATCGAGATCATGCGGTTGCGGGACAACTTCCTGACGGTCGTCGCCCCCATCGAGGATACGCCGGCATTTCGGGCCGGAGTCTTGAAGGGCGACAGAATCATCAAGATCGATGGCAAAAGCACGGAGAAGTTCACAACCACGGACGCGGTTCAAAAGCTGCGCGGCGAACCCGGCTCGGAAGTGACCATCACCGTCGTCCGTTCCAATTTGCCGGACACCAAAGATTTCACCCTCAAGCGCGCCGTGATCAAGGTGGACACGGTCAAAGACATTGAAGGCCAGCGGACGTTTCCAATCGGCGAGGACAAGATCGGCTACGTGCGCCTGACGCAATTCGGCGAGCACACCACTTCCGAACTCCAGGATGCGCTGCGCAAACTCAAAGCCCAGGGAATGGAAGGATTGATCCTCGACTTGCGGACCAATCCCGGCGGCCTTCTGGACCAGGCCGTGAAAGTTTGCGAACTGTTTGTCCCGCGCGGGCAGCCGATCGTCTCGACCGAAGGCCGCGCTCCCCAATCCAAATACGAATACATTTCCCGGGGCCGCGATCAATACGCGGACGTCAAGATCGTCATTCTGGTCAACCTCGGGAGCGCGAGCGCTTCGGAGATTGTAGCGGGTTGCCTCCAGGATTTGGGCCGCGCTTTTGTTATGGGTGAAAAAACCTTCGGGAAAGGCTCCGTCCAGAGCATTGTGCCGCTCCAGGACGGTTCCGCGCTGCGCTTGACCACCGCGAAATATTACACCCCGAGCCACAAGGTCATTCATGGCAACGGGATCACGCCGGACAGTGTGGTCCCCATGTCCGAGGAAGACGAACTGTTGCTGGCGTACAAGCGGATTCCCAACGGGATCGAATCTTTGGAACCGGAGCAGCGCGAGAAGGCCCGGCAGATCTCGGATGTCCAACTCGACCGCGCGCGCGACTTTTTGAAGGGCGTCCTTCTGTTCAAGGACCGTGGCCAATTCTCCAAGAAACTTGCGGAGAAGCGTTGA
- the tsaD gene encoding tRNA (adenosine(37)-N6)-threonylcarbamoyltransferase complex transferase subunit TsaD, translated as MTVLAIETSCDETSVAAVRDGAILSNAVSSQMQMHTEYGGVVPELAAREHLRKLLPMARTALQTALLEVRQLDAVAATRGPGLPSALMAGFQAGQALAYALRKPFVGIHHHEAHLYSPWITGNPPAADFAAFQPSVSLIVSGGHTLLVHVEAELRHRALGSTIDDAAGECFDKVGKLIGLPYPGGPEIDRLAEGGNPNAFSFPRPLIAEANDDFSFSGLKTSVRYFLRDHPGLLDTAQSIRDLCASVQAAIVDVLVSKTIRAARRLGVGCITASGGVTCNRALRRELANGCQRQNLTLRLATPGLCTDNAGMIGVLAEWKLLRGQPATDFEADVSPNWALS; from the coding sequence GTGACTGTTCTCGCGATCGAAACTTCCTGCGATGAAACCAGCGTGGCGGCCGTGCGGGATGGCGCGATCCTCTCCAACGCCGTCTCTTCCCAAATGCAGATGCACACCGAATACGGCGGCGTCGTGCCCGAACTCGCCGCGCGCGAGCATCTCCGCAAACTCCTGCCCATGGCCCGAACCGCGCTTCAAACCGCGCTCCTCGAGGTCCGGCAGCTCGATGCGGTCGCGGCCACGCGAGGTCCCGGTCTGCCCAGCGCCTTGATGGCCGGCTTCCAGGCGGGCCAGGCGCTGGCGTATGCGTTGCGCAAGCCTTTCGTTGGAATTCATCACCACGAGGCGCATCTGTATTCCCCGTGGATCACGGGCAATCCGCCAGCCGCCGATTTCGCGGCCTTTCAACCTTCGGTTTCGTTGATCGTCAGCGGCGGGCACACGTTGCTCGTCCACGTGGAAGCGGAGCTGCGGCACCGCGCGCTCGGTTCCACCATCGATGACGCCGCGGGCGAGTGCTTCGACAAAGTCGGGAAATTGATCGGGCTGCCATACCCTGGCGGTCCGGAGATCGATCGCCTTGCCGAGGGCGGGAATCCAAACGCATTTTCCTTCCCGCGTCCGCTGATCGCGGAGGCGAACGATGATTTCAGCTTCAGCGGATTGAAAACTTCCGTGCGCTACTTCCTGCGGGATCATCCGGGACTGCTCGACACCGCTCAATCGATTCGCGATCTGTGCGCCAGCGTCCAGGCGGCGATTGTCGATGTGCTCGTGTCCAAAACCATCCGGGCGGCCCGGCGGTTGGGAGTGGGATGCATCACGGCTTCGGGCGGCGTCACGTGCAATCGGGCGCTCCGCCGAGAACTCGCGAACGGGTGTCAACGGCAGAATCTCACTCTGCGCCTGGCAACACCGGGATTGTGCACGGACAACGCCGGCATGATTGGCGTGCTGGCGGAATGGAAACTTTTGCGCGGCCAGCCGGCGACGGACTTTGAGGCGGACGTTTCCCCCAACTGGGCGCTTTCATGA